From Apium graveolens cultivar Ventura chromosome 9, ASM990537v1, whole genome shotgun sequence, the proteins below share one genomic window:
- the LOC141686920 gene encoding omega-amidase, chloroplastic-like isoform X1, giving the protein MRAIFTSSKNLGLFSKTQFSDSFNFKVEIFKKNNLDFCSKKKVICGSVRMASTFKPEQARVPPAIPLPTPPITKFKIGLCQLAVTADKERNIVHARTAIVEAAEKGAKLVLLPEIWNSPYSNDSFPVYAEDIEAGKDASPSTAMLSEVARTLKITVVGGSIPERCGDKLYNTCCVFDTDGKLKAKHRKIHLFDIDIPGQITFKESKTLTAGETPTIVDTEVGRIGIGICYDIRFQELATLYAARGAHLICYPGAFNMTTGPLHWELLQRARAVDNQVYEETLAFPSCSDLCNTLIDIDYELYVATCSPARDVGSGYVAWGHSTLVGPFGEVLATTEHDEAVIISEIDYSLLELRRTNLPLQNQRRGDLYQLVDVERLNSQ; this is encoded by the exons ATGAGAGCAATCTTCACTAGTTCAAAGAATCTTGGATTATTTTCAAAAACCCAATTTTCTGATTCTTTTAATTTTAAAGTTGagatttttaagaaaaataatcTTGATTTTTGTTCAAAGAAAAAAGTAATTTGTGGGTCTGTGAGAATGGCTTCTACTTTTAAGCCTGAGCAAGCTAGAGTTCCTCCAGCAATCCCATTGCCCACTCCACCAATCACAAAA TTCAAGATTGGATTGTGCCAATTGGCGGTGACTGCTGATAAGGAGAGGAACATAGTTCATGCACGAACTGCTATTGTCGAGGCTGCTGAGAAGGGTGCCAAGCTTGTTCTTTTGCCT GAAATATGGAACAGTCCATACTCAAATGATAGTTTCCCTGTTTATGCCGAAGACATTGAAGCTGGTAAGGATGCATCTCCATCAACTGCAATGTTGTCTGAAGTTGCTCGTACTTTAAAGATCACAGTAGTTGGTGGCTCGATACCTGAAAGATGCGGGGATAAGTTGTACAATACTTGTTGTGTTTTTGATACTGATGGGAAGCTGAAAGCTAAACATAGAAAG ATACATCTCTTTGATATTGACATTCCGGGTCAGATTACCTTTAAAGAATCAAAAACCCTTACAGCAGGGGAGACTCCAACTATTGTTGATACAG AGGTTGGACGTATTGGTATTGGCATTTGCTATGATATCCGCTTTCAGGAACTGGCAACTTTGTATGCAGCTAGAG GTGCACATTTGATTTGCTATCCTGGTGCTTTCAACATGACTACTGGGCCTCTGCACTGGGAATTGTTGCAGAGGGCAAG GGCTGTAGATAACCAGGTATATGAAGAAACTTTGGCCTTTCCTAGCTGTTCTGATTTATGCAACACATTAATAGATATAGATTATGAA CTATATGTGGCGACTTGTTCTCCTGCTCGAGATGTTGGTTCTGGTTATGTAGCTTGGGGGCATTCCACATTGGTTGGCCCA TTTGGAGAAGTACTGGCCACAACAGAACACGATGAGGCAGTCATCATATCGGAGATTGATTACTCTCTATTAGAGCTAAGAAG GACAAACCTTCCGCTACAAAATCAACGACGTGGTGATCTTTACCAGTTGGTAGATGTTGAAAGATTGAATTCTCAATAA
- the LOC141686920 gene encoding omega-amidase, chloroplastic-like isoform X2: MRAIFTSSKNLGLFSKTQFSDSFNFKVEIFKKNNLDFCSKKKVICGSVRMASTFKPEQARVPPAIPLPTPPITKFKIGLCQLAVTADKERNIVHARTAIVEAAEKGAKLVLLPEIWNSPYSNDSFPVYAEDIEAGKDASPSTAMLSEVARTLKITVVGGSIPERCGDKLYNTCCVFDTDGKLKAKHRKIHLFDIDIPGQITFKESKTLTAGETPTIVDTEVGRIGIGICYDIRFQELATLYAARGAHLICYPGAFNMTTGPLHWELLQRARAVDNQLYVATCSPARDVGSGYVAWGHSTLVGPFGEVLATTEHDEAVIISEIDYSLLELRRTNLPLQNQRRGDLYQLVDVERLNSQ; this comes from the exons ATGAGAGCAATCTTCACTAGTTCAAAGAATCTTGGATTATTTTCAAAAACCCAATTTTCTGATTCTTTTAATTTTAAAGTTGagatttttaagaaaaataatcTTGATTTTTGTTCAAAGAAAAAAGTAATTTGTGGGTCTGTGAGAATGGCTTCTACTTTTAAGCCTGAGCAAGCTAGAGTTCCTCCAGCAATCCCATTGCCCACTCCACCAATCACAAAA TTCAAGATTGGATTGTGCCAATTGGCGGTGACTGCTGATAAGGAGAGGAACATAGTTCATGCACGAACTGCTATTGTCGAGGCTGCTGAGAAGGGTGCCAAGCTTGTTCTTTTGCCT GAAATATGGAACAGTCCATACTCAAATGATAGTTTCCCTGTTTATGCCGAAGACATTGAAGCTGGTAAGGATGCATCTCCATCAACTGCAATGTTGTCTGAAGTTGCTCGTACTTTAAAGATCACAGTAGTTGGTGGCTCGATACCTGAAAGATGCGGGGATAAGTTGTACAATACTTGTTGTGTTTTTGATACTGATGGGAAGCTGAAAGCTAAACATAGAAAG ATACATCTCTTTGATATTGACATTCCGGGTCAGATTACCTTTAAAGAATCAAAAACCCTTACAGCAGGGGAGACTCCAACTATTGTTGATACAG AGGTTGGACGTATTGGTATTGGCATTTGCTATGATATCCGCTTTCAGGAACTGGCAACTTTGTATGCAGCTAGAG GTGCACATTTGATTTGCTATCCTGGTGCTTTCAACATGACTACTGGGCCTCTGCACTGGGAATTGTTGCAGAGGGCAAG GGCTGTAGATAACCAG CTATATGTGGCGACTTGTTCTCCTGCTCGAGATGTTGGTTCTGGTTATGTAGCTTGGGGGCATTCCACATTGGTTGGCCCA TTTGGAGAAGTACTGGCCACAACAGAACACGATGAGGCAGTCATCATATCGGAGATTGATTACTCTCTATTAGAGCTAAGAAG GACAAACCTTCCGCTACAAAATCAACGACGTGGTGATCTTTACCAGTTGGTAGATGTTGAAAGATTGAATTCTCAATAA
- the LOC141686920 gene encoding omega-amidase, chloroplastic-like isoform X3 yields the protein MRAIFTSSKNLGLFSKTQFSDSFNFKVEIFKKNNLDFCSKKKVICGSVRMASTFKPEQARVPPAIPLPTPPITKFKIGLCQLAVTADKERNIVHARTAIVEAAEKGAKLVLLPEIWNSPYSNDSFPVYAEDIEAGKDASPSTAMLSEVARTLKITVVGGSIPERCGDKLYNTCCVFDTDGKLKAKHRKIHLFDIDIPGQITFKESKTLTAGETPTIVDTEVGRIGIGICYDIRFQELATLYAARGAHLICYPGAFNMTTGPLHWELLQRARAVDNQVYEETLAFPSCSDLCNTLIDIDYELYVATCSPARDVGSGYVAWGHSTLVGPILQR from the exons ATGAGAGCAATCTTCACTAGTTCAAAGAATCTTGGATTATTTTCAAAAACCCAATTTTCTGATTCTTTTAATTTTAAAGTTGagatttttaagaaaaataatcTTGATTTTTGTTCAAAGAAAAAAGTAATTTGTGGGTCTGTGAGAATGGCTTCTACTTTTAAGCCTGAGCAAGCTAGAGTTCCTCCAGCAATCCCATTGCCCACTCCACCAATCACAAAA TTCAAGATTGGATTGTGCCAATTGGCGGTGACTGCTGATAAGGAGAGGAACATAGTTCATGCACGAACTGCTATTGTCGAGGCTGCTGAGAAGGGTGCCAAGCTTGTTCTTTTGCCT GAAATATGGAACAGTCCATACTCAAATGATAGTTTCCCTGTTTATGCCGAAGACATTGAAGCTGGTAAGGATGCATCTCCATCAACTGCAATGTTGTCTGAAGTTGCTCGTACTTTAAAGATCACAGTAGTTGGTGGCTCGATACCTGAAAGATGCGGGGATAAGTTGTACAATACTTGTTGTGTTTTTGATACTGATGGGAAGCTGAAAGCTAAACATAGAAAG ATACATCTCTTTGATATTGACATTCCGGGTCAGATTACCTTTAAAGAATCAAAAACCCTTACAGCAGGGGAGACTCCAACTATTGTTGATACAG AGGTTGGACGTATTGGTATTGGCATTTGCTATGATATCCGCTTTCAGGAACTGGCAACTTTGTATGCAGCTAGAG GTGCACATTTGATTTGCTATCCTGGTGCTTTCAACATGACTACTGGGCCTCTGCACTGGGAATTGTTGCAGAGGGCAAG GGCTGTAGATAACCAGGTATATGAAGAAACTTTGGCCTTTCCTAGCTGTTCTGATTTATGCAACACATTAATAGATATAGATTATGAA CTATATGTGGCGACTTGTTCTCCTGCTCGAGATGTTGGTTCTGGTTATGTAGCTTGGGGGCATTCCACATTGGTTGGCCCA ATATTACAACGTTAA
- the LOC141686920 gene encoding omega-amidase, chloroplastic-like isoform X4 produces MRAIFTSSKNLGLFSKTQFSDSFNFKVEIFKKNNLDFCSKKKVICGSVRMASTFKPEQARVPPAIPLPTPPITKFKIGLCQLAVTADKERNIVHARTAIVEAAEKGAKLVLLPEIWNSPYSNDSFPVYAEDIEAGKDASPSTAMLSEVARTLKITVVGGSIPERCGDKLYNTCCVFDTDGKLKAKHRKIHLFDIDIPGQITFKESKTLTAGETPTIVDTEVGRIGIGICYDIRFQELATLYAARGAHLICYPGAFNMTTGPLHWELLQRARAVDNQLYVATCSPARDVGSGYVAWGHSTLVGPILQR; encoded by the exons ATGAGAGCAATCTTCACTAGTTCAAAGAATCTTGGATTATTTTCAAAAACCCAATTTTCTGATTCTTTTAATTTTAAAGTTGagatttttaagaaaaataatcTTGATTTTTGTTCAAAGAAAAAAGTAATTTGTGGGTCTGTGAGAATGGCTTCTACTTTTAAGCCTGAGCAAGCTAGAGTTCCTCCAGCAATCCCATTGCCCACTCCACCAATCACAAAA TTCAAGATTGGATTGTGCCAATTGGCGGTGACTGCTGATAAGGAGAGGAACATAGTTCATGCACGAACTGCTATTGTCGAGGCTGCTGAGAAGGGTGCCAAGCTTGTTCTTTTGCCT GAAATATGGAACAGTCCATACTCAAATGATAGTTTCCCTGTTTATGCCGAAGACATTGAAGCTGGTAAGGATGCATCTCCATCAACTGCAATGTTGTCTGAAGTTGCTCGTACTTTAAAGATCACAGTAGTTGGTGGCTCGATACCTGAAAGATGCGGGGATAAGTTGTACAATACTTGTTGTGTTTTTGATACTGATGGGAAGCTGAAAGCTAAACATAGAAAG ATACATCTCTTTGATATTGACATTCCGGGTCAGATTACCTTTAAAGAATCAAAAACCCTTACAGCAGGGGAGACTCCAACTATTGTTGATACAG AGGTTGGACGTATTGGTATTGGCATTTGCTATGATATCCGCTTTCAGGAACTGGCAACTTTGTATGCAGCTAGAG GTGCACATTTGATTTGCTATCCTGGTGCTTTCAACATGACTACTGGGCCTCTGCACTGGGAATTGTTGCAGAGGGCAAG GGCTGTAGATAACCAG CTATATGTGGCGACTTGTTCTCCTGCTCGAGATGTTGGTTCTGGTTATGTAGCTTGGGGGCATTCCACATTGGTTGGCCCA ATATTACAACGTTAA